A window of Citrus sinensis cultivar Valencia sweet orange chromosome 7, DVS_A1.0, whole genome shotgun sequence contains these coding sequences:
- the LOC102609132 gene encoding transcription factor MYBS3: MTRRCSHCSNNGHNSRTCPTRGGGSSPGVGGLKLFGVRLTDGSIIKKSASMGNLSALHYHSSSSAAASPNPDSPLSDHVRDPTHLTEGYLSDDPAHGSGSSNRRCERKKGVPWTEEEHRLFLIGLQKLGKGDWRGIARNYVMSRTPTQVASHAQKYFIRQSNATRRKRRSSLFDMVADDMATDTPLVPEEQIMLPSPLARESDNTSSQPSLNLSLSTEFEPMEAVCKETEKDSEEPVIDLNEFTPMVSSFFPAYMPVPYTYWPHNAATGEEDKDAGTSGNHPILKPIPILPKEPVNVDQLVGMSQLSIGETERGLREPSPLSLKLLGEPSRQSAFHANAPVSRSDLSKGKTTPIQAV; encoded by the exons ATGACGCGGCGCTGCTCGCATTGCAGCAACAACGGGCACAACTCGCGAACGTGTCCCACGCGGGGCGGCGGCTCGTCGCCGGGCGTGGGCGGCCTGAAGTTGTTTGGCGTCCGGCTTACGGATGGCTCGATAATCAAGAAGAGCGCGAGCATGGGGAACTTATCGGCGTTGCACTACCATAGCTCCTCGTCGGCAGCCGCTTCGCCGAATCCTGACTCCCCGTTATCGGATCACGTGCGTGACCCGACTCACTTGACCGAAGGTTACTTGTCGGATGACCCAGCGCACGGGTCTGGTTCATCGAATCGGCGTTGCGAGAGAAAGAAAG GTGTCCCATGGACAGAAGAGGAGCATCGCCTGTTTCTAATTGGCCTTCAGAAATTAGGGAAGGGAGACTGGCGTGGTATAGCACGAAATTATGTCATGTCCAGGACTCCAACCCAGGTGGCAAGTCATGCTCAGAAGTATTTTATCCGGCAGAGTAATGCTACTCGAAGAAAGAGGCGCTCCAGTCTTTTTGACATggttgcggatgatatg GCCACAGATACCCCACTGGTGCCAGAAGAGCAAATAATGCTTCCATCTCCTCTTGCCAGAGAATCTGACAATACAAGCTCACAACCTTCTCTAAATCTTTCTCTGAGTACCGAATTTGAACCCATGGAAGCCGTATGTAAAGAAACAGAGAAGGATTCTGAAGAACCTGTGATTGATTTGAATGAGTTCACCCCAATGGTTTCCAGTTTCTTCCCAGCATATATGCCAGTCCCTTATACATATTGGCCACATAATGCAGCCACTGGGGAAGAAGATAAGGATGCAGGGACTTCTGGTAATCATCCGATCCTTAAGCCAATTCCAATCCTTCCTAAAGAACCCGTCAATGTAGATCAACTAGTTGGCATGTCTCAACTGAGTATAGGAGAGACTGAAAGAGGCCTCAGAGAGCCTTCACCTCTTTCCTTGAAACTACTGGGAGAGCCGTCGAGGCAGTCAGCTTTCCACGCAAATGCCCCAGTCAGCAGGTCGGATTTAAGCAAGGGCAAGACGACCCCAATACAAGCAGTTTGA